The DNA segment GGCCGACATACCACCGCCCCCGTCACCGCCACCGAATTTCGCGGGCACGGGTCCGGGACCACTGTTACCCGGGCGGCCGTTGTACACCTCACCGCCGGTGAGCCCGCCGGGGCCGGCCCAGGTGACCGAACCCGACGCCGTTCCGCTGCCGCCCGCGCGACTCCCGCAGGCCACCGAGGTTCCCGTGCCGCCCGGTATGGCCCCCGAAGACGTGCCGCTGCCACCCGGCGCCTCACCAGTGCCGTCGCCGGCTCCGGCCGCGGCGCCCACGGGGTTCGACGGCGGCGCCTCGTCCGGCCCGTCGGTGGGCATCGCGAAATACAACCCGCGGACCGGTGAGTACATGGGCAGTGACGGCAACATGTACCGGCAGTCCGACCTCGTCACGCAACCGAAGTCGTGGCAGGAGATGATGCCGACCTGAGACGCCGACCAACGAAAACCGGCCCGGGCAGACAACTGCTCTGGGCCGGTTCTGGTTGTGACGCAGCGACTCTGGTCAGATCTTCTTCATGTAGAACGGCATCCGGATCTGGGGCCACTGGTTGCGGCCACACGATCCGCTCGGGCCGACGGTCTGGTTCTCACCGGTGTACTCGGTGGAATTCGGGTCGAGGTGACCGTCGAAGCCGACCGGGTAGATCTTGTAGATGCGGAGTCCTTCGACCGGCTGACCGTCGGCGCAGAACCGCCACTCCGGGACCACCCGTTTGACGTACCACAGACCGTTCGTCGTGTAGATCGGCGCACTCCAGCCCGCATCGCTGTTGACCGTGCCTGCACAGTCGTTGGGTGACGTGCACACCGTGTTGATCGTCCACGTGCTGCGCTCGCCGGGCTGGATCTCGAAGCGCTCGTTGACCTTTGCGCGATCACCGTTGGACGAGATGGCGAAGGTTCCGTTGATGCCCCAGTCGTTGCTCGCGCCGGCAGGCGCAGCCGAGGTCATCCCGACGACCGCGGTGACTCCCGCGATCGCGGCACCGACCTTGATCTTGGCCGACATTGGCGTCACTCCTCTGCCCAGCATAGTGCAGTCATCGATCTGCGAGAATACCAGTTCTGACGAAAGACCGTTGCGCATCAACCGGATTCGGCCCGGGACGTTCTCTCGCGGTCGGTGGCTGAATGGCGTACCAATCTTCTCCGAAGGCAAGAGTTCAGTTCTGCGATGTGGGAAACTGTAGGGGTGCGGATGACCATGTTGGCTGCCGTCTCGGCGGTGGTGGCCGGAATGCTGACTGCGCCGCAGGCGAGCGCGGAACCGCAGACCTGCAATGACCCCTTCTGCGTTCCCGGTATCACGCCGAACGTCGTGCAGGGCTCCTATTGCTCGAACACCAGCTACTACGTGTTCGGCACCGCGGTCGCCGGTGCGTCGACGCGGGCGGGCCGCCTGCTTTTCTGCGGTTCCCCCCGCCGGTACGAACCGCGATGGTTCCGGTCGCCGCCGATGGCCGGGATCCGGACCGAGGGCAGCGACTGTGCCAACTATCTGGACTACGTGGCGCAGGCGCCGGACGGCCTGTTTCTGACCTGTGTCCCGATGAACGGTCGGCAGCTCTGGCGCCGAGGGGATGCCTGAGTACCGCTGCCGTCTACCAGGCGCGGATGGAGCACAGTGCGCCCCGAGTACCGCTGTCGGTCTTGACGACCGTACCGTCGACAGCCAGTTCGCATCTGAGCGTGGGCGCCTGCAGCTCCGGCGACTCGCCGCTCTGGACGAGAACCATTGCCCAGCGAGCCGGATCGGCGAGCCGGGTCTCGAGCACCCACGGCCGGTCCGGCGCGATGTCAGCCTCCGCCTTCGGGCTGAAGATGTAGGGGTTGTGGCTGTATTCGGAGAAGTTCGGGGGTTCGACGTCGCGGTAGTAGATGTCGCCATAGAACGGAGCGTCGGCTGTCACGGTGTATCGGACCTCGTGCATGACCGGCTGCGCCGTCGCCGGGGCTGCCGTGCCGAGCGCCCCACCGACGAGAACCATCGCCGCGCTGATCGCCATCGTGGTGCGCATCAGGACATCCTGGTCAGGGTGAAGGGATAGGTGCGCTGACCGCCCGGGGCCCCGTCGCAACCGGCGTTGAACGACGAGACCATGTGACCGGCCAATGTCGTCGCGTCCCAGGTGTAGACATCGTGTGTGGGGATGGTCGGCCCGTAGTAGATGTCGCCGCAACGCAATCCGAACGGATCGTCGATGACCATGGTGTAGCGGCCGTCGGCCAACCATGCCTCGGCCTTCGTGTAGACCGCCTTGGCGATCGGCTGCGGCATCGTCATTGCGTCGATGCAGTCGGTCCGCTTGGAGTTGTCCGGGTTGCGGCACGGTGAGATCGCCGAGAGGATCCAGGTGTGGAAATCCCTGCGGTCGGGGATGTTGAGCATGTAGTTGCCGAGGGTCATGGCCGACGCCTGAGGGGCGCCGACCAGCGCCGCCGTCACGAGTGCGACACCGATCAAGACAGACTTCACGGACCCCTCCAGCGCATCGAAAACCCTTGCTCGCCTTGACGAGATCGGCCTTCTCATCACGGGAGAATATCAACTGCACGGGCGGCGCACCGGGGAACGGCCGGATGCGCCACCGTCTGTCACTCGCCGCTGAAGGTGATGTGCAGATCGGTGAGCCCGCGCAGGATGAAGGTCGGCTCGTAGGTGTAGCGGCGGTCCTCCCGGGGGCCGTGCCGCTCTTCGTCGATCGCGATCGTGCCCAACCGGTCCAGGAGCCGCTCCACCGAGACACGGCCTTCGACCCGTGCCAGCGGTGCGCCCGGGCACGAGTGGATGCCACGGCTGAACGCCAGGTGTTCGCGCACGTTGCGGCGGTTGATGTCGAACTCGTGGGGATTCTCGAACCGGCGCGGATCCCGGTTGACCGCACCGGGACTCACCATCACCGTGGTGCCCGCGGGAGTGTCGACCTCGCCGACGGTGGTGGTCTTGCGCGCCATCCGGAATACGGTCTTCACGGGGCTGTCCATCCGCAGGCACTCCTCGATGAAGTTCGGGATGCGGCTGCGGTCGGCGCGCAGCGTCTCCTGCAGTTCCGGTCGGTCGCCGAGCACCCGCAGCGCCGCACTCAGCAGCTTGGCCGTCGTCTCCTGACCTGCGGCGAACAGGAACGTCGCGGTGCGCACGACGTCGACGACCTCGGGGGTGGAGCCGTCCGGGTATTTCGCGGTCGCGATCGAGGTGAGGACGTCTTCACGCGGGTTGCGCCTACGGTCTTCGATGTACTGGCCGAACTTCTCGTCGGCCCACGCCAGTGGGTTGACGGAGATGGTCTCGTGGTCCAGCGAGCCGATGCGCGAGCCCGGCCGTTCGGCGCCGAAGGCTTCGCGGAACTCTTCGTGGTCTTCTTCGGGCACACCGAGCAGGTCGGCAACGACCAGGAGCGAGAACGGTTTCGCGTACGCGGCCAGGAACTCACACCTGCCGTCCGCGATGAATTCGTCGATGTGCCGGTCGGCCAACCGCCACATGAAGTCCTCGTTCTCCTTGAGCCGCTTGGGCGTCAGCAGACGGGAGAGGATCGACCGGGCATCGGTGTGCTGCGGTGGATCCATGGTCACCATGTGCTCGAACATGGGGATCTCGGTGCGATGCGCGTCGATCTGGGCGCAGATGTCGTCACCCTCGGGGGTGAACGGCATCGGCGTGAACGGACCCATGACCGAGATACATGAAGAAAAGGACTCGGTGTCGCGGTAGACCGCGTTGGCCTCTTCCCAACCGGTGACCGCCACCACCCCGTGGTGCGGCTCCCGGATCACCGGGCACTTGGCCCGCAGGTGGTCGAAATACGGATGCGGGTCGGGCACGAGCGAGGGGTCGGTGAAGTAGTCGATGTTGTCGAAATCGGTTGTCATGGATGTTCCTTCCCGAACGTCCGCATCGTTGCTGAGCACCTGCTTAGCATGGCCGTAGAGTGTTGGTCAAGGTCGACTGGTGGACGGCGCCTACCATTCCTGTTGTGGCGCGGGCGGACCCGGTGACCGCAGGACAGGAGGTGGCGGAGTGACGACGGCTTCGCAGCGGAGAATCGGTGCGCCCGACGCGAAGAACCGCGGCGTTCTTCTCGACGCCGCCGAACGACTGATGGTCGAAGAGGGATACGCCGCGGTGACGTCGCGGCGGGTCGCCGAACGGGCGGGACTCAAACCGCAGTTGGTGCACTACTACTTCCGCACCATGGACGACCTGTTCCAGGCGGTGTTCCGACGCCGAGCCGAACAGGGACTGGAAGTGCAGGCGCGCGTGCTGGACTCCCCGCAGCCGCTGTGGGCGCTGTGGCGGTTCAGTACCGACGCCGCGGCGACCCGGCTGACGATGGAGTTCATGGGTCTGGCGAATCACCGCCACGCGTTGCGCGAGGACATCGCGTACTACGCCGAGCGGTTCCGCGCTGAACAGAACAAGGTGCTCACCGCCGCGCTGCAGCGCTACGGTGCCGACGTCTCGGATGTTCCGCCGGTGGTGTGGACCGTGTTCGCCACGAGCGTCTCGCGCGTGATGGTCATGGAGCGTGCGTTGGGGATGTCCGCCGGTCACGCCGAGACGTGGGCGTTCTGCGAACAATGGCTGCGCCGCCTGGAAGGCGACTACCGGCCGCAGGACACCGAAGCCCCTGCCTGACGCGGTGATCCGGCCGGCATTCACCACAGGTACACCGCCAGGATGGCCGCCCACAGCACGAGAAGCCAGGCGTCGGTCGACAACTGCAGCCAGCGGGGCGCGTGCCGGACCTCCATGAAGTAGCGGATGATCAAGCGGCTTTTGATCACGGCCAGCGCGGCCACTGCGAGAGTGATCGGCACGCTCGAGGTCACCGGTCCGTGGGAGTGTGCGGGCGCCAACCACCACGACAGCACGGTGATCGCGGCGAGGGCGAGCCACGCCACGGTGACGGCGCGCGGCGCTGCGGTGCGGTTGGCGGCTGCGGTGTCCATCGGTCATCTCATCACGTAGAGCAGAGCGAAGATGACGATCCACAGCAGATCGACCATGTGCCAATAGGTTGCGCCGGACTCCACCATCGACATCCGCCGTCGCGTCCGCAGCTCCCGCGCGACGATGCCCAGAATCAGCAGGCCCAGTGCGACGTGGAACAGGTGGACACCGGTGAGCATGTAGTAGAAACCGAAGAACTCGCCGCTGCCCAGCGAATACCCCTCGGTGATCTTCGCCGACCACTCGTAGACCTTGATGCCGATGAAGACGGCGCCGCACAGTCCGCCGGCGTAGGTGAGGCGCAGCGCTCGGGTGTGGTCACCGGCGCGGGCGGCGAGCACCCCGCGCGCCACGAACCACGAACTCGTCAGCAGCACAACGGTGTTGAGCATGCCCGCGGTCAGGCTGAGATGCTGCTGGGCGGTGAGGAACGCCTCGGGTGCCATGGCCCGGTGGACCATGTAGATCACGAAGTATGCCCCGAAGATGATCAGATCGCCGAGCACCATGACCCACATCGCGCCGTCGCCGGGGAGATGGGCCTCGGGGCGGGCGGGGGACGTGGACGGCGCCTGTCGGGTCTCGGTCATCGGCGTCAGGCCACCGGTGCTTCGTCGGGGGACTGCTGTTCGTTGGCCCTCTTGAGGAAATAGATCACGCAGGACAGCCAGAATCCGAAGATCACTGTCCCCGTCCAGAACGACATCGAGCCGTTCCAGGCGAAGGGCCCCGCGGTGGTGACGAAGACCGGGATCGCCATGATCTCGGTGACGATCTGCCACACCGTCACGTAGGCCAGCCATTTCGGGAAGATCCCGTTGCGGTCGTAGAGGATGGCCACCGCGAACCCGAAATACGCTGCGGTGAAACACCCCAGCGAGCCGACGTAGGACAGGCAACCGAGGTCGTAGAGCAGGGAGAGCAGTTCCGGGTCGCGATCGGGGCGGTAGACGGCGGCCAGGAAGCAGAAGGCGACCAGCAGACAGCCCGGCAGCGCGCCGACCGCCATCCCGCCCAGATAGATGTACGCGCAGACGGATCCGGCCGTCATCCGCTTCATGTGGTAGACCACGATGCCGTTGGCCACCCCGGCGCCGCCGACGATGAGGATCAGCAGGCCGAAGCCGATCTGGATGGTCAGATCGTGGGCGGCGAAGAAGTCCACCTTGCCCGCCGTCGTGACGTCCGGCCGCGGCGGCGGCATCGTCCGGGCGAGGAGGAAGAAGATCGCGCCGAACGCGGTGTAGAAG comes from the Mycolicibacterium litorale genome and includes:
- a CDS encoding Rv2253/PknI dimerization domain-containing protein, giving the protein MSAKIKVGAAIAGVTAVVGMTSAAPAGASNDWGINGTFAISSNGDRAKVNERFEIQPGERSTWTINTVCTSPNDCAGTVNSDAGWSAPIYTTNGLWYVKRVVPEWRFCADGQPVEGLRIYKIYPVGFDGHLDPNSTEYTGENQTVGPSGSCGRNQWPQIRMPFYMKKI
- a CDS encoding cytochrome P450 encodes the protein MTTDFDNIDYFTDPSLVPDPHPYFDHLRAKCPVIREPHHGVVAVTGWEEANAVYRDTESFSSCISVMGPFTPMPFTPEGDDICAQIDAHRTEIPMFEHMVTMDPPQHTDARSILSRLLTPKRLKENEDFMWRLADRHIDEFIADGRCEFLAAYAKPFSLLVVADLLGVPEEDHEEFREAFGAERPGSRIGSLDHETISVNPLAWADEKFGQYIEDRRRNPREDVLTSIATAKYPDGSTPEVVDVVRTATFLFAAGQETTAKLLSAALRVLGDRPELQETLRADRSRIPNFIEECLRMDSPVKTVFRMARKTTTVGEVDTPAGTTVMVSPGAVNRDPRRFENPHEFDINRRNVREHLAFSRGIHSCPGAPLARVEGRVSVERLLDRLGTIAIDEERHGPREDRRYTYEPTFILRGLTDLHITFSGE
- a CDS encoding TetR/AcrR family transcriptional regulator; the protein is MTTASQRRIGAPDAKNRGVLLDAAERLMVEEGYAAVTSRRVAERAGLKPQLVHYYFRTMDDLFQAVFRRRAEQGLEVQARVLDSPQPLWALWRFSTDAAATRLTMEFMGLANHRHALREDIAYYAERFRAEQNKVLTAALQRYGADVSDVPPVVWTVFATSVSRVMVMERALGMSAGHAETWAFCEQWLRRLEGDYRPQDTEAPA
- a CDS encoding cytochrome C oxidase subunit IV family protein — translated: MDTAAANRTAAPRAVTVAWLALAAITVLSWWLAPAHSHGPVTSSVPITLAVAALAVIKSRLIIRYFMEVRHAPRWLQLSTDAWLLVLWAAILAVYLW
- a CDS encoding cytochrome c oxidase subunit 3 family protein; protein product: MTETRQAPSTSPARPEAHLPGDGAMWVMVLGDLIIFGAYFVIYMVHRAMAPEAFLTAQQHLSLTAGMLNTVVLLTSSWFVARGVLAARAGDHTRALRLTYAGGLCGAVFIGIKVYEWSAKITEGYSLGSGEFFGFYYMLTGVHLFHVALGLLILGIVARELRTRRRMSMVESGATYWHMVDLLWIVIFALLYVMR